A part of Aegilops tauschii subsp. strangulata cultivar AL8/78 chromosome 2, Aet v6.0, whole genome shotgun sequence genomic DNA contains:
- the LOC109740808 gene encoding AP2-like ethylene-responsive transcription factor CRL5 isoform X1 encodes MTNNNGNGNGGSNAAASGWLGFSLSPHMDEHNHVQQQQQHQGLFYPSSVAAAYSLGGDVATDGYYSQLASMPLKSDGSLCIMEALRRTDQQDHHGPKLEDFLGAGQPAMALSLDNTSNFYYYGGGGGAGGQHGQSHGGSFLQQAYDVYSGPATASVLAANEDAAAATAMANWVQVARGATAYATAENVLSAAADRQQHLHHHPLALSMSSAGSLSSCVTAGAEYGGVGATVDGGRKRGGATAGQKQPVHHRKSIDTFGQRTSQYRGVTSRHRWTGRYEAHLWDNSCKKEGQTRKGRQVYLGGYDMEEKAARAYDQAALKYWGPSTHINFPLEDYQQELEEMKNMTRQEYVAHLRRKSSGFSRGASMYRGVTRHHQHGRWQARIGRVSGNKDLYLGTFGTQEEAAEAYDIAAIKFRGLNAVTNFDITRYDVDKIMASNTLLPGEHARRNKDDNAAPLPLPAPDDCAASALVPVSTPGTDTGGSGQHRYHDVMSSGEAFSALHDLVTVDGHTAQGGNGAHVHMSMSGASSLVTSLSNSREESPDRGGGLSMLFAKPPQQPATTTAASPKLMSTLKPLGSWASSARPAAVSIAHMPMFAAWSDA; translated from the exons ATGACCAACAACAACGGCAATGGCAATGGCGGCAGCAACGCGGCGGCGAGTGGCTGGCTGGGCTTCTCGCTCTCGCCGCACATGGACGAACACAACCacgtgcagcagcagcaacagcaccAGGGCCTATTCTACCCCagctccgtcgccgccgcctacAGCCTCGGCGGCGACGTCGCCACCGACGGGTACTATTCGCAGCTAGCCTCCATGCCTCTCAAGTCAGACGGCTCCCTCTGCATCATGGAAGCTCTACGCCGAACCGATCAACAAGATCACCACG GTCCGAAGCTGGAGGACTTTCTGGGCGCGGGGCAACCGGCGATGGCGCTGAGCCTGGACAACACCTCCAACTTCTATTActacggcggcggtggcggagccgGTGGGCAACACGGACAGAGCCACGGCGGCAGCTTCCTGCAGCAAGCATACGACGTGTACAGCGGGCCCGCAACGGCATCGGTGCTGGCGGCCAATGAGGACGCCGCGGCAGCCACGGCCATGGCGAACTGGGTGCAGGTCGCGCGCGGTGCCACCGCGTACGCCACAGCCGAGAACGTCTTGTCcgcggcggcggaccggcagcAGCATCTTCACCACCACCCTCTGGCACTCTCCATGAGCTCCGCCGGGTCGCTCTCCAGCTGCGTTACCGCGGGGGCCGAgtacggcggcgtcggggcgacGGTGGACGGCGGGCGAAAGCGCGGCGGCGCGACGGCGGGGCAGAAGCAGCCGGTGCACCACCGCAAGTCCATCGACACGTTCGGGCAGCGCACGTCGCAGTACCGTGGCGTCACCAG CAGGCATAGGTGGACGGGGCGGTATGAGGCGCACCTGTGGGACAACAGCTGCAAGAAGGAAGGCCAGACCAGGAAAGGGAGGCAAG TTTACCTCG GAGGATATGACATGGAGGAGAAGGCGGCGAGAGCCTACGACCAGGCGGCGCTCAAGTACTGGGGCCCTTCCACCCATATCAACTTCCCG CTCGAGGACTACCAGCAGGAGCTGGAGGAGATGAAGAACATGACGAGGCAGGAGTACGTGGCACACCTTAGAAG GAAGAGCAGCGGCTTCTCGCGTGGCGCGTCCATGTACCGTGGCGTGACCCGGCACCACCAGCACGGGCGGTGGCAGGCGCGCATCGGCCGCGTCTCCGGCAACAAGGACCTCTACCTCGGCACTTTCG GCACCCAGGAGGAGGCCGCGGAGGCGTACGACATCGCCGCCATCAAGTTCCGGGGCCTCAACGCCGTCACCAACTTCGACATCACCCGCTACGACgtcgacaagatcatggccagcAACACGCTCCTCCCGGGCGAGCACGCCAGGCGCAACAAGGACGACAACGCCGCGCCCCTGCCCCTCCCCGCCCCCGACGACTGCGCCGCCTCTGCCCTGGTGCCCGTGTCCACTCCGGGGACGGACACCGGCGGCAGCGGCCAGCACCGCTACCACGACGTCATGTCCTCGGGCGAGGCCTTCTCGGCGCTACACGACCTGGTCACCGTGGACGGCCACACCGCGCAGGGCGGGAACGGCGCGCACGTGCACATGTCGATGTCGGGCGCATCGTCGCTGGTGACGAGCCTGAGCAACTCCCGAGAGGAGAGCCCAGACCGGGGCGGCGGGCTGTCCATGCTCTTCGCCAAGCCGCCGCAGCAGCCGGCCACGACAACGGCGGCGTCCCCGAAGCTGATGAGCACTCTGAAGCCGCTGGGCTCCTGGGCGTCGTCGGCGAGGCCGGCCGCCGTTTCCATCGCTCACATGCCCATGTTCGCCGCGTGGAGCGACGCATGA
- the LOC109740808 gene encoding AP2-like ethylene-responsive transcription factor CRL5 isoform X3: MTNNNGNGNGGSNAAASGWLGFSLSPHMDEHNHVQQQQQHQGLFYPSSVAAAYSLGGDVATDGYYSQLASMPLKSDGSLCIMEALRRTDQQDHHGPKLEDFLGAGQPAMALSLDNTSNFYYYGGGGGAGGQHGQSHGGSFLQQAYDVYSGPATASVLAANEDAAAATAMANWVQVARGATAYATAENVLSAAADRQQHLHHHPLALSMSSAGSLSSCVTAGAEYGGVGATVDGGRKRGGATAGQKQPVHHRKSIDTFGQRTSQYRGVTSRHRWTGRYEAHLWDNSCKKEGQTRKGRQGGYDMEEKAARAYDQAALKYWGPSTHINFPLEDYQQELEEMKNMTRQEYVAHLRRKSSGFSRGASMYRGVTRHHQHGRWQARIGRVSGNKDLYLGTFGTQEEAAEAYDIAAIKFRGLNAVTNFDITRYDVDKIMASNTLLPGEHARRNKDDNAAPLPLPAPDDCAASALVPVSTPGTDTGGSGQHRYHDVMSSGEAFSALHDLVTVDGHTAQGGNGAHVHMSMSGASSLVTSLSNSREESPDRGGGLSMLFAKPPQQPATTTAASPKLMSTLKPLGSWASSARPAAVSIAHMPMFAAWSDA; the protein is encoded by the exons ATGACCAACAACAACGGCAATGGCAATGGCGGCAGCAACGCGGCGGCGAGTGGCTGGCTGGGCTTCTCGCTCTCGCCGCACATGGACGAACACAACCacgtgcagcagcagcaacagcaccAGGGCCTATTCTACCCCagctccgtcgccgccgcctacAGCCTCGGCGGCGACGTCGCCACCGACGGGTACTATTCGCAGCTAGCCTCCATGCCTCTCAAGTCAGACGGCTCCCTCTGCATCATGGAAGCTCTACGCCGAACCGATCAACAAGATCACCACG GTCCGAAGCTGGAGGACTTTCTGGGCGCGGGGCAACCGGCGATGGCGCTGAGCCTGGACAACACCTCCAACTTCTATTActacggcggcggtggcggagccgGTGGGCAACACGGACAGAGCCACGGCGGCAGCTTCCTGCAGCAAGCATACGACGTGTACAGCGGGCCCGCAACGGCATCGGTGCTGGCGGCCAATGAGGACGCCGCGGCAGCCACGGCCATGGCGAACTGGGTGCAGGTCGCGCGCGGTGCCACCGCGTACGCCACAGCCGAGAACGTCTTGTCcgcggcggcggaccggcagcAGCATCTTCACCACCACCCTCTGGCACTCTCCATGAGCTCCGCCGGGTCGCTCTCCAGCTGCGTTACCGCGGGGGCCGAgtacggcggcgtcggggcgacGGTGGACGGCGGGCGAAAGCGCGGCGGCGCGACGGCGGGGCAGAAGCAGCCGGTGCACCACCGCAAGTCCATCGACACGTTCGGGCAGCGCACGTCGCAGTACCGTGGCGTCACCAG CAGGCATAGGTGGACGGGGCGGTATGAGGCGCACCTGTGGGACAACAGCTGCAAGAAGGAAGGCCAGACCAGGAAAGGGAGGCAAG GAGGATATGACATGGAGGAGAAGGCGGCGAGAGCCTACGACCAGGCGGCGCTCAAGTACTGGGGCCCTTCCACCCATATCAACTTCCCG CTCGAGGACTACCAGCAGGAGCTGGAGGAGATGAAGAACATGACGAGGCAGGAGTACGTGGCACACCTTAGAAG GAAGAGCAGCGGCTTCTCGCGTGGCGCGTCCATGTACCGTGGCGTGACCCGGCACCACCAGCACGGGCGGTGGCAGGCGCGCATCGGCCGCGTCTCCGGCAACAAGGACCTCTACCTCGGCACTTTCG GCACCCAGGAGGAGGCCGCGGAGGCGTACGACATCGCCGCCATCAAGTTCCGGGGCCTCAACGCCGTCACCAACTTCGACATCACCCGCTACGACgtcgacaagatcatggccagcAACACGCTCCTCCCGGGCGAGCACGCCAGGCGCAACAAGGACGACAACGCCGCGCCCCTGCCCCTCCCCGCCCCCGACGACTGCGCCGCCTCTGCCCTGGTGCCCGTGTCCACTCCGGGGACGGACACCGGCGGCAGCGGCCAGCACCGCTACCACGACGTCATGTCCTCGGGCGAGGCCTTCTCGGCGCTACACGACCTGGTCACCGTGGACGGCCACACCGCGCAGGGCGGGAACGGCGCGCACGTGCACATGTCGATGTCGGGCGCATCGTCGCTGGTGACGAGCCTGAGCAACTCCCGAGAGGAGAGCCCAGACCGGGGCGGCGGGCTGTCCATGCTCTTCGCCAAGCCGCCGCAGCAGCCGGCCACGACAACGGCGGCGTCCCCGAAGCTGATGAGCACTCTGAAGCCGCTGGGCTCCTGGGCGTCGTCGGCGAGGCCGGCCGCCGTTTCCATCGCTCACATGCCCATGTTCGCCGCGTGGAGCGACGCATGA
- the LOC109740808 gene encoding AP2-like ethylene-responsive transcription factor CRL5 isoform X2, protein MTNNNGNGNGGSNAAASGWLGFSLSPHMDEHNHVQQQQQHQGLFYPSSVAAAYSLGGDVATDGYYSQLASMPLKSDGSLCIMEALRRTDQQDHHGPKLEDFLGAGQPAMALSLDNTSNFYYYGGGGGAGGQHGQSHGGSFLQQAYDVYSGPATASVLAANEDAAAATAMANWVQVARGATAYATAENVLSAAADRQQHLHHHPLALSMSSAGSLSSCVTAGAEYGGVGATVDGGRKRGGATAGQKQPVHHRKSIDTFGQRTSQYRGVTRHRWTGRYEAHLWDNSCKKEGQTRKGRQVYLGGYDMEEKAARAYDQAALKYWGPSTHINFPLEDYQQELEEMKNMTRQEYVAHLRRKSSGFSRGASMYRGVTRHHQHGRWQARIGRVSGNKDLYLGTFGTQEEAAEAYDIAAIKFRGLNAVTNFDITRYDVDKIMASNTLLPGEHARRNKDDNAAPLPLPAPDDCAASALVPVSTPGTDTGGSGQHRYHDVMSSGEAFSALHDLVTVDGHTAQGGNGAHVHMSMSGASSLVTSLSNSREESPDRGGGLSMLFAKPPQQPATTTAASPKLMSTLKPLGSWASSARPAAVSIAHMPMFAAWSDA, encoded by the exons ATGACCAACAACAACGGCAATGGCAATGGCGGCAGCAACGCGGCGGCGAGTGGCTGGCTGGGCTTCTCGCTCTCGCCGCACATGGACGAACACAACCacgtgcagcagcagcaacagcaccAGGGCCTATTCTACCCCagctccgtcgccgccgcctacAGCCTCGGCGGCGACGTCGCCACCGACGGGTACTATTCGCAGCTAGCCTCCATGCCTCTCAAGTCAGACGGCTCCCTCTGCATCATGGAAGCTCTACGCCGAACCGATCAACAAGATCACCACG GTCCGAAGCTGGAGGACTTTCTGGGCGCGGGGCAACCGGCGATGGCGCTGAGCCTGGACAACACCTCCAACTTCTATTActacggcggcggtggcggagccgGTGGGCAACACGGACAGAGCCACGGCGGCAGCTTCCTGCAGCAAGCATACGACGTGTACAGCGGGCCCGCAACGGCATCGGTGCTGGCGGCCAATGAGGACGCCGCGGCAGCCACGGCCATGGCGAACTGGGTGCAGGTCGCGCGCGGTGCCACCGCGTACGCCACAGCCGAGAACGTCTTGTCcgcggcggcggaccggcagcAGCATCTTCACCACCACCCTCTGGCACTCTCCATGAGCTCCGCCGGGTCGCTCTCCAGCTGCGTTACCGCGGGGGCCGAgtacggcggcgtcggggcgacGGTGGACGGCGGGCGAAAGCGCGGCGGCGCGACGGCGGGGCAGAAGCAGCCGGTGCACCACCGCAAGTCCATCGACACGTTCGGGCAGCGCACGTCGCAGTACCGTGGCGTCACCAG GCATAGGTGGACGGGGCGGTATGAGGCGCACCTGTGGGACAACAGCTGCAAGAAGGAAGGCCAGACCAGGAAAGGGAGGCAAG TTTACCTCG GAGGATATGACATGGAGGAGAAGGCGGCGAGAGCCTACGACCAGGCGGCGCTCAAGTACTGGGGCCCTTCCACCCATATCAACTTCCCG CTCGAGGACTACCAGCAGGAGCTGGAGGAGATGAAGAACATGACGAGGCAGGAGTACGTGGCACACCTTAGAAG GAAGAGCAGCGGCTTCTCGCGTGGCGCGTCCATGTACCGTGGCGTGACCCGGCACCACCAGCACGGGCGGTGGCAGGCGCGCATCGGCCGCGTCTCCGGCAACAAGGACCTCTACCTCGGCACTTTCG GCACCCAGGAGGAGGCCGCGGAGGCGTACGACATCGCCGCCATCAAGTTCCGGGGCCTCAACGCCGTCACCAACTTCGACATCACCCGCTACGACgtcgacaagatcatggccagcAACACGCTCCTCCCGGGCGAGCACGCCAGGCGCAACAAGGACGACAACGCCGCGCCCCTGCCCCTCCCCGCCCCCGACGACTGCGCCGCCTCTGCCCTGGTGCCCGTGTCCACTCCGGGGACGGACACCGGCGGCAGCGGCCAGCACCGCTACCACGACGTCATGTCCTCGGGCGAGGCCTTCTCGGCGCTACACGACCTGGTCACCGTGGACGGCCACACCGCGCAGGGCGGGAACGGCGCGCACGTGCACATGTCGATGTCGGGCGCATCGTCGCTGGTGACGAGCCTGAGCAACTCCCGAGAGGAGAGCCCAGACCGGGGCGGCGGGCTGTCCATGCTCTTCGCCAAGCCGCCGCAGCAGCCGGCCACGACAACGGCGGCGTCCCCGAAGCTGATGAGCACTCTGAAGCCGCTGGGCTCCTGGGCGTCGTCGGCGAGGCCGGCCGCCGTTTCCATCGCTCACATGCCCATGTTCGCCGCGTGGAGCGACGCATGA
- the LOC109740808 gene encoding AP2-like ethylene-responsive transcription factor CRL5 isoform X4, whose amino-acid sequence MTNNNGNGNGGSNAAASGWLGFSLSPHMDEHNHVQQQQQHQGLFYPSSVAAAYSLGGDVATDGYYSQLASMPLKSDGSLCIMEALRRTDQQDHHGPKLEDFLGAGQPAMALSLDNTSNFYYYGGGGGAGGQHGQSHGGSFLQQAYDVYSGPATASVLAANEDAAAATAMANWVQVARGATAYATAENVLSAAADRQQHLHHHPLALSMSSAGSLSSCVTAGAEYGGVGATVDGGRKRGGATAGQKQPVHHRKSIDTFGQRTSQYRGVTRHRWTGRYEAHLWDNSCKKEGQTRKGRQGGYDMEEKAARAYDQAALKYWGPSTHINFPLEDYQQELEEMKNMTRQEYVAHLRRKSSGFSRGASMYRGVTRHHQHGRWQARIGRVSGNKDLYLGTFGTQEEAAEAYDIAAIKFRGLNAVTNFDITRYDVDKIMASNTLLPGEHARRNKDDNAAPLPLPAPDDCAASALVPVSTPGTDTGGSGQHRYHDVMSSGEAFSALHDLVTVDGHTAQGGNGAHVHMSMSGASSLVTSLSNSREESPDRGGGLSMLFAKPPQQPATTTAASPKLMSTLKPLGSWASSARPAAVSIAHMPMFAAWSDA is encoded by the exons ATGACCAACAACAACGGCAATGGCAATGGCGGCAGCAACGCGGCGGCGAGTGGCTGGCTGGGCTTCTCGCTCTCGCCGCACATGGACGAACACAACCacgtgcagcagcagcaacagcaccAGGGCCTATTCTACCCCagctccgtcgccgccgcctacAGCCTCGGCGGCGACGTCGCCACCGACGGGTACTATTCGCAGCTAGCCTCCATGCCTCTCAAGTCAGACGGCTCCCTCTGCATCATGGAAGCTCTACGCCGAACCGATCAACAAGATCACCACG GTCCGAAGCTGGAGGACTTTCTGGGCGCGGGGCAACCGGCGATGGCGCTGAGCCTGGACAACACCTCCAACTTCTATTActacggcggcggtggcggagccgGTGGGCAACACGGACAGAGCCACGGCGGCAGCTTCCTGCAGCAAGCATACGACGTGTACAGCGGGCCCGCAACGGCATCGGTGCTGGCGGCCAATGAGGACGCCGCGGCAGCCACGGCCATGGCGAACTGGGTGCAGGTCGCGCGCGGTGCCACCGCGTACGCCACAGCCGAGAACGTCTTGTCcgcggcggcggaccggcagcAGCATCTTCACCACCACCCTCTGGCACTCTCCATGAGCTCCGCCGGGTCGCTCTCCAGCTGCGTTACCGCGGGGGCCGAgtacggcggcgtcggggcgacGGTGGACGGCGGGCGAAAGCGCGGCGGCGCGACGGCGGGGCAGAAGCAGCCGGTGCACCACCGCAAGTCCATCGACACGTTCGGGCAGCGCACGTCGCAGTACCGTGGCGTCACCAG GCATAGGTGGACGGGGCGGTATGAGGCGCACCTGTGGGACAACAGCTGCAAGAAGGAAGGCCAGACCAGGAAAGGGAGGCAAG GAGGATATGACATGGAGGAGAAGGCGGCGAGAGCCTACGACCAGGCGGCGCTCAAGTACTGGGGCCCTTCCACCCATATCAACTTCCCG CTCGAGGACTACCAGCAGGAGCTGGAGGAGATGAAGAACATGACGAGGCAGGAGTACGTGGCACACCTTAGAAG GAAGAGCAGCGGCTTCTCGCGTGGCGCGTCCATGTACCGTGGCGTGACCCGGCACCACCAGCACGGGCGGTGGCAGGCGCGCATCGGCCGCGTCTCCGGCAACAAGGACCTCTACCTCGGCACTTTCG GCACCCAGGAGGAGGCCGCGGAGGCGTACGACATCGCCGCCATCAAGTTCCGGGGCCTCAACGCCGTCACCAACTTCGACATCACCCGCTACGACgtcgacaagatcatggccagcAACACGCTCCTCCCGGGCGAGCACGCCAGGCGCAACAAGGACGACAACGCCGCGCCCCTGCCCCTCCCCGCCCCCGACGACTGCGCCGCCTCTGCCCTGGTGCCCGTGTCCACTCCGGGGACGGACACCGGCGGCAGCGGCCAGCACCGCTACCACGACGTCATGTCCTCGGGCGAGGCCTTCTCGGCGCTACACGACCTGGTCACCGTGGACGGCCACACCGCGCAGGGCGGGAACGGCGCGCACGTGCACATGTCGATGTCGGGCGCATCGTCGCTGGTGACGAGCCTGAGCAACTCCCGAGAGGAGAGCCCAGACCGGGGCGGCGGGCTGTCCATGCTCTTCGCCAAGCCGCCGCAGCAGCCGGCCACGACAACGGCGGCGTCCCCGAAGCTGATGAGCACTCTGAAGCCGCTGGGCTCCTGGGCGTCGTCGGCGAGGCCGGCCGCCGTTTCCATCGCTCACATGCCCATGTTCGCCGCGTGGAGCGACGCATGA